The Pseudoalteromonas aliena SW19 genome includes a region encoding these proteins:
- the tagF gene encoding type VI secretion system-associated protein TagF → MSDAIINIGYLGKVPCLGDFVQDNVSKDFSKHWEQWLQAAIAVSKEQLGDVWEDSYLTGPVWHFALSPNIVGDKGVMGTLLPSMDAVGRHYPFTVLSTTDNNPIDILNSGVFSLEYEDVVLKVLDGSVDLFSWRKEVSKTIKIAACENKQVTYSHSVDKNKDGEAFEFSGTELSSDVLKDAMHALLYKKHGEYSVWWTHGSCNIKPMVLITSALPPINQVAAMLDGRWKHWEWNYTQVKNSD, encoded by the coding sequence ATGTCCGACGCGATTATAAATATTGGTTACTTAGGCAAAGTGCCTTGTTTAGGTGACTTTGTTCAAGATAATGTCTCTAAAGACTTCTCAAAGCATTGGGAGCAATGGCTGCAAGCAGCCATTGCTGTTAGCAAAGAGCAACTTGGGGATGTATGGGAAGATAGTTATTTAACAGGTCCTGTTTGGCATTTTGCTTTGAGCCCAAATATAGTGGGTGATAAAGGCGTTATGGGGACATTGCTCCCAAGTATGGATGCAGTTGGCAGACATTATCCTTTTACGGTTTTGAGTACTACAGACAATAACCCTATTGATATCTTAAATTCAGGCGTTTTTTCACTTGAATATGAAGATGTAGTTTTAAAAGTTTTAGACGGTTCGGTCGATCTTTTTTCATGGCGAAAAGAGGTCTCTAAAACGATTAAAATCGCAGCTTGTGAAAACAAGCAAGTGACTTACTCCCACTCTGTTGATAAAAATAAAGATGGTGAAGCTTTTGAATTTTCAGGAACAGAACTGAGCAGTGATGTTTTGAAAGATGCGATGCATGCATTATTGTATAAAAAGCATGGTGAATACAGTGTTTGGTGGACACATGGCTCTTGTAATATAAAGCCCATGGTACTGATAACTTCAGCATTACCTCCTATAAATCAAGTTGCGGCAATGTTAGATGGAAGATGGAAGCATTGGGAATGGAATTACACACAGGTAAAAAATAGTGATTAG
- a CDS encoding PP2C family protein-serine/threonine phosphatase, which translates to MISNFNTSYAITHRGVVRQLNEDSHVEINSHNLWVVADGMGGHEAGEVASQLVVDVIRAKVQERDLKDLTVSHIVSAIEEANKQLNDYSSQYLENKTAGSTVTALFVKDGKYYILWVGDSRAYLLRNGVLTQVSRDHSQVNDLIDEGIISVEEAKDHPLSNVITRAVGVMENVNVDVIQNDIKTGDLFLLCSDGLTGELSDDEICLSLEPSSIIDSGMALMHSSLVRGARDNVTCIIVKYDETKSNQHSETFNIQDEATIPLFTK; encoded by the coding sequence GTGATTAGCAATTTTAATACAAGTTACGCAATTACTCACCGAGGTGTTGTAAGACAGCTCAATGAAGATTCCCATGTAGAGATAAACAGCCATAACTTATGGGTTGTGGCTGATGGAATGGGGGGACATGAGGCCGGCGAGGTTGCAAGTCAGTTAGTTGTTGACGTAATTAGAGCAAAAGTACAAGAGCGCGACTTAAAAGACTTAACTGTTTCTCACATTGTAAGTGCGATAGAAGAGGCAAATAAACAACTAAACGATTACAGCTCTCAGTATCTCGAAAACAAAACAGCGGGTAGTACCGTTACAGCATTATTTGTCAAAGATGGAAAGTATTATATTTTGTGGGTAGGCGATAGCAGAGCTTACTTGCTGCGCAATGGAGTACTTACGCAAGTATCAAGAGATCATAGCCAAGTTAATGATTTAATTGATGAAGGGATTATTTCTGTAGAGGAAGCTAAAGATCACCCTCTATCGAATGTAATAACGCGAGCTGTGGGTGTAATGGAAAACGTAAACGTTGATGTTATTCAAAATGACATTAAAACGGGCGATCTTTTCTTACTTTGTTCTGATGGACTAACAGGCGAGTTGTCTGATGATGAAATATGTTTATCATTAGAGCCAAGCAGTATTATTGACTCAGGAATGGCCTTAATGCACTCCTCTTTAGTGCGAGGTGCTCGAGATAATGTAACGTGTATTATTGTTAAATATGATGAGACTAAAAGTAATCAGCATAGTGAAACCTTTAATATTCAAGATGAAGCGACAATCCCTTTATTTACTAAATAA
- the tssA gene encoding type VI secretion system protein TssA has protein sequence MFLLDEYISPISDTEFAGIDPRSDVSPTSTYYALKDLRNQLRAAERNALVDEQGIASLSRDWLPLLEQCSKAIKTESKDIEYIAWFIEAMCRIYGFKGLAFGFNVAHNLIDSHFESLYPTLDDDDEISDKVSALAGLNGAAGEGTLIIPIKSIYLTDSVSIDSFSFWEYQQGYDVSRLSDDKREKKITQGSVDFELIEKSAAETSTEFFVSLKQDIEKAIEQFSILSDVMDKATGQPQPTSSIKQALEVSLAAVKHVAADKLEAAEKALAENNKEEEIELKDDDVESTATVVEKANNHEINSRENAIKKLKEIALFFRNTEPHSPMSYTIEQVIRWSELSLPELLNELITDSDARTGYFKLSGIKISETET, from the coding sequence ATGTTTTTATTAGACGAATATATCTCCCCTATTTCAGATACTGAGTTTGCAGGCATTGATCCTCGCTCAGATGTTTCTCCTACGTCCACATATTATGCCTTAAAAGATTTAAGAAACCAGTTAAGAGCAGCTGAAAGAAATGCTTTAGTTGATGAGCAAGGTATTGCATCTTTATCTCGTGACTGGTTACCTTTGCTTGAGCAATGCAGTAAAGCAATTAAAACTGAAAGTAAAGACATTGAATATATAGCATGGTTCATAGAGGCGATGTGCCGTATTTACGGGTTTAAAGGTTTAGCATTTGGTTTTAATGTTGCACATAATTTAATTGACAGTCACTTTGAATCACTTTATCCAACATTGGATGACGATGATGAAATTTCGGATAAAGTATCGGCGTTAGCTGGCTTAAATGGAGCCGCTGGTGAAGGGACTTTGATTATTCCTATCAAGAGCATCTACCTTACAGATAGCGTAAGTATCGACTCTTTTTCTTTTTGGGAATATCAACAAGGTTATGACGTATCGCGCTTAAGTGACGACAAACGAGAAAAAAAGATTACTCAGGGCTCAGTTGACTTTGAATTAATTGAAAAGAGTGCAGCAGAGACAAGTACAGAATTCTTTGTTTCACTTAAACAAGATATAGAAAAAGCGATTGAGCAGTTTTCAATACTCAGTGACGTAATGGATAAAGCAACGGGGCAACCCCAACCAACGTCGAGTATTAAGCAAGCACTTGAAGTCAGCCTTGCGGCTGTGAAACATGTTGCAGCCGATAAGCTTGAAGCGGCTGAGAAAGCGCTTGCTGAAAATAATAAAGAAGAAGAAATTGAATTGAAAGATGATGACGTTGAATCGACAGCAACAGTGGTCGAAAAAGCGAATAATCACGAGATAAATTCAAGAGAGAATGCGATAAAAAAATTGAAAGAGATCGCTCTGTTTTTTAGAAATACAGAGCCTCACTCACCAATGTCGTACACCATAGAACAAGTAATTCGATGGAGCGAATTATCGCTGCCTGAATTATTAAATGAACTAATTACAGATAGCGATGCTAGGACTGGGTACTTTAAGTTGTCTGGCATTAAAATCAGCGAAACTGAAACATAG
- the tssB gene encoding type VI secretion system contractile sheath small subunit encodes MSIHDKLKRVRKPRVHITYDVETEGAEVKKELPFVVGVMGDFSGDNTDALKPLKDRRFIQIDRDSFNDVLKRMSPSLSWKVANTLTDDGSEFQVDLNFKSIEDFEPAAVVNQVEPLRKLMETRNKLRDLMTKIDRSEELENVLEEVLSNTASLDSIAKELKLEETEK; translated from the coding sequence ATGAGTATCCATGATAAATTAAAACGAGTTCGTAAACCGAGAGTACACATCACTTATGATGTAGAAACGGAAGGCGCAGAGGTAAAGAAAGAATTACCATTTGTTGTTGGTGTAATGGGCGATTTCTCTGGTGATAATACCGATGCTTTAAAACCTCTTAAAGACAGACGATTTATACAAATAGATCGTGACAGTTTTAATGATGTTTTAAAACGTATGAGTCCGTCACTGAGCTGGAAAGTTGCAAATACATTAACGGATGATGGTTCTGAATTTCAAGTCGACCTTAATTTTAAATCAATAGAAGACTTTGAGCCTGCTGCCGTTGTAAATCAAGTAGAACCATTACGTAAGTTAATGGAAACGAGAAACAAACTACGTGATTTAATGACTAAAATTGATCGTTCAGAAGAACTAGAGAATGTATTAGAAGAAGTACTAAGTAATACAGCAAGTTTAGATTCTATCGCGAAGGAATTGAAATTAGAGGAGACTGAAAAATGA
- the tssC gene encoding type VI secretion system contractile sheath large subunit: MSTEQLSTELESTSEASSSLLEQAIGATKQTDASRAEELLKTLTEEALKGTVQWNKNMTVTFNEAIQLIDQKISKQLSVVMHSEEFQKLEGSWRGLHHLVMNSETSGTLKIRVLNMKKKELHKDLSKAVEFDQSQTFKKIYESEFGTPGGEPYGTIVGDFEFTNHPEDVETLSLMSNVAAAGFCPFIAASSPSLFGFDNWEELTKPRDLEKVFESLEYTKWRSFRDSDDSRFVSLTMPRFLSRLPYGAASKPVEEFNYEEFEVEPKAGRSVSTENKDYCWSNAAYAMATNMTKAFAQYGFCTAIRGAEGGGKVEGLPTHIFTSDDGDPDLKCPTEIGITDRREAELSKLGFLPLCHYKNTDYAVFFGGQSCQKPKIYSTPDATANAAISARLPYLMATSRFAHYLKVMARDKIGSFMEAEDVESWLNRWILSYVNATEGGGQDIRARYPLADAKVSVKEIPGQPGAYNAVAWLKPWLQMEELTSSLRLVAKIPEIG; encoded by the coding sequence ATGAGTACTGAACAATTAAGTACAGAACTAGAGTCTACTTCTGAGGCAAGTTCTTCACTTTTAGAACAAGCTATCGGCGCAACTAAACAAACAGATGCAAGCCGCGCTGAAGAGTTACTTAAAACACTGACAGAAGAGGCATTAAAAGGCACTGTTCAGTGGAATAAAAACATGACAGTGACGTTTAATGAAGCTATTCAGTTAATCGATCAAAAAATATCGAAACAGCTTAGCGTTGTTATGCACAGTGAAGAGTTTCAAAAGCTTGAAGGTTCATGGCGTGGTTTACACCACCTTGTAATGAATTCAGAAACGAGTGGTACGCTTAAAATTCGTGTTCTGAATATGAAGAAGAAAGAGCTTCATAAAGATTTAAGTAAAGCGGTTGAATTTGATCAAAGTCAGACCTTTAAGAAAATATACGAGTCTGAATTTGGCACGCCTGGTGGCGAACCGTATGGCACTATTGTAGGTGACTTTGAATTTACTAATCACCCAGAAGATGTTGAAACGCTTAGTTTAATGTCTAATGTTGCCGCAGCTGGTTTCTGCCCATTTATTGCTGCATCATCACCTTCTTTATTTGGTTTTGATAACTGGGAAGAGCTAACAAAGCCTCGTGATTTAGAAAAAGTTTTTGAATCGCTAGAATATACAAAATGGCGTTCATTTAGAGATAGCGATGATTCACGTTTTGTATCATTAACTATGCCTCGCTTCTTATCTCGTCTGCCGTATGGTGCGGCGTCAAAACCTGTAGAAGAGTTTAACTACGAAGAGTTTGAAGTTGAGCCTAAAGCGGGTCGTTCAGTGAGTACTGAAAATAAAGACTACTGCTGGAGTAATGCAGCCTATGCGATGGCGACTAATATGACAAAAGCCTTTGCTCAATACGGCTTTTGTACTGCTATTCGTGGTGCTGAAGGCGGTGGTAAAGTTGAAGGTCTTCCTACGCATATATTCACAAGTGATGATGGTGATCCGGATCTAAAATGTCCTACTGAAATCGGTATTACAGATCGTCGTGAAGCAGAGCTAAGTAAATTAGGTTTCCTACCACTTTGTCATTATAAAAACACAGATTACGCTGTTTTCTTTGGCGGACAAAGCTGTCAAAAACCAAAGATATATTCGACACCAGATGCAACTGCAAATGCTGCTATTTCTGCTCGTCTTCCTTATTTAATGGCAACATCTCGTTTTGCTCATTATCTTAAAGTTATGGCGCGCGATAAAATCGGTAGCTTTATGGAGGCTGAGGATGTTGAGTCTTGGTTAAACCGTTGGATCCTGTCATACGTTAATGCGACAGAGGGTGGTGGTCAAGATATTAGAGCACGTTACCCATTAGCTGATGCAAAAGTATCTGTTAAAGAGATCCCAGGCCAACCAGGCGCTTACAATGCGGTTGCTTGGTTAAAGCCTTGGCTACAAATGGAAGAACTGACTTCTTCTTTACGTCTTGTAGCTAAAATTCCAGAGATTGGTTAA
- the tssC gene encoding type VI secretion system contractile sheath large subunit — protein sequence MNHEEFSFINQDIAFQQKAQSRISDNDALLDRFLNEKNLDKALLLWLEGSSDSPISWNKESIGPYLQRIIVELDQQISNQLNTIIHAKKFQKLEASWRNLWWLLLQSEQYDKENKVKVKLLNCDWVTLSKDVNKAIDFDQSLFFQLLYQSEFDSAGGEPFGVVIGDYEITNTCSEGTTHNDIDTIKEISRTAAAAFAPFICSASANLFGADSFSDLGYYSDLFNHFEQPEYAKWQSFRKMEESRFVGFTLPHVLVRPPYSNDGKRHQDFYFKEQITNPETDMLWGNAAYQFVSTIIRAYCESGWFGHIRGIEPGKISKGLVTGLARDSFANDTYQKEAKPPLDLLVTSKFEKQFSELGFIPASSVTNTEHIVFYSNASVQKTINYDSNAANINARLSSMLQYILCVSRFAHYLKLLARDRVGSYSTAQACERDLQAWINNYTTASDSASEHIRSKYPLSNARIKVSENKANPGHYFSVLQLQPHFQLDQMVSSIKLITELSPHHKIKE from the coding sequence ATGAATCACGAAGAGTTTTCATTTATAAATCAAGACATTGCTTTTCAACAAAAAGCACAGTCTCGAATAAGTGATAATGATGCTTTGCTTGATAGATTTTTGAACGAAAAAAATCTAGATAAAGCATTGTTATTATGGCTTGAAGGCTCTTCTGATTCACCTATTTCATGGAATAAGGAATCTATTGGCCCCTACCTACAACGTATAATTGTGGAATTAGATCAACAAATATCTAATCAATTAAACACGATTATTCACGCGAAAAAGTTTCAAAAATTAGAAGCCAGCTGGCGTAATTTATGGTGGCTGTTACTGCAAAGTGAACAGTACGACAAAGAAAATAAAGTAAAAGTAAAATTATTAAATTGCGACTGGGTTACATTATCAAAAGATGTAAATAAAGCGATTGATTTTGACCAAAGTTTGTTTTTTCAATTACTTTACCAAAGTGAATTTGATAGTGCTGGAGGAGAGCCTTTTGGCGTTGTTATTGGCGATTATGAAATAACCAATACTTGCTCTGAAGGAACAACTCACAACGATATCGACACCATTAAAGAAATTTCAAGAACTGCGGCCGCTGCATTTGCTCCCTTTATTTGTTCTGCCTCAGCTAATTTGTTTGGTGCAGATAGTTTTTCAGACTTGGGCTATTATTCAGATCTTTTTAATCATTTTGAGCAGCCAGAATACGCAAAATGGCAGAGTTTTAGAAAAATGGAAGAGTCCCGATTTGTTGGATTCACATTACCCCATGTATTAGTAAGACCCCCTTACAGCAATGATGGAAAACGCCATCAAGATTTTTATTTTAAAGAACAAATAACCAACCCTGAGACAGATATGCTTTGGGGTAACGCCGCTTATCAGTTTGTATCAACAATAATAAGAGCCTATTGTGAAAGCGGTTGGTTTGGTCATATTCGCGGTATAGAACCTGGAAAAATTTCTAAAGGGTTAGTCACAGGGCTTGCTCGAGATAGTTTTGCTAACGATACCTATCAAAAAGAGGCAAAACCGCCTTTAGATTTACTGGTAACCAGTAAATTTGAGAAACAATTTTCTGAACTTGGGTTTATTCCAGCATCGTCTGTAACAAATACTGAGCATATTGTTTTTTATAGTAATGCATCGGTTCAAAAAACAATAAACTACGATTCAAATGCTGCGAATATCAATGCCCGTTTATCATCGATGCTGCAGTATATTTTATGTGTTTCTCGATTTGCGCATTATTTAAAACTATTAGCACGTGACAGAGTGGGTTCTTATAGTACAGCACAGGCCTGTGAACGAGATTTACAAGCTTGGATAAATAACTATACCACGGCATCAGATTCCGCTTCTGAGCATATTAGAAGCAAGTACCCATTGAGTAATGCTAGAATAAAAGTCAGTGAAAACAAGGCTAACCCAGGGCACTATTTTTCTGTTTTGCAGTTACAACCACATTTTCAATTAGATCAAATGGTCTCTAGTATAAAATTAATTACAGAGCTCAGTCCTCATCATAAAATAAAGGAATAG
- a CDS encoding type VI secretion system accessory protein TagJ encodes MKKIHSLIREGKLTDALSWCATQLQDEPLNFDIRSIYAELLCINGELEKADKQLDFMVQKNPEFAVGAVNLRHLIRAQQSRVDFYQGKGIPKLFHEADELDTLFLKMHMALLEGEIDEAGKLAKEMELLRIETSQDSDSVVRDLDDSLAPYLEVLGTNGEFYLANFNEIEALKVEPNASLLESIWLRVEITIKNDGPSGTAHLPLVYANADTELEKLGQVSDWVDLKEELTIGKGMKMLFVNDEAITIPNLKINVFESV; translated from the coding sequence ATGAAAAAAATACATAGCTTAATTCGCGAGGGTAAACTTACTGATGCATTATCTTGGTGCGCAACACAATTACAAGATGAGCCTTTAAACTTTGATATCAGAAGTATTTATGCTGAGTTACTTTGCATTAATGGCGAGCTTGAAAAAGCGGATAAGCAGTTAGACTTTATGGTTCAGAAAAACCCAGAGTTTGCGGTGGGTGCAGTTAACCTTCGCCACTTAATTAGAGCACAGCAATCAAGAGTTGATTTTTATCAAGGTAAAGGCATCCCTAAGTTATTTCATGAAGCGGATGAGCTTGATACTTTATTTTTAAAAATGCATATGGCTTTACTCGAAGGCGAGATTGATGAAGCGGGCAAATTAGCGAAAGAAATGGAATTGCTAAGAATTGAAACGTCTCAAGACAGCGACTCAGTAGTGAGAGATCTTGATGACAGCCTAGCGCCATATTTAGAGGTTTTAGGCACTAATGGTGAGTTTTATTTAGCAAACTTTAATGAGATAGAAGCATTAAAAGTAGAGCCAAACGCATCGTTACTTGAAAGTATTTGGTTAAGAGTTGAAATTACTATTAAAAATGATGGTCCTTCAGGTACTGCACATTTACCGCTGGTGTATGCAAACGCAGATACAGAACTAGAAAAGCTAGGGCAAGTTTCTGATTGGGTCGATCTTAAAGAAGAGCTTACTATTGGTAAAGGGATGAAAATGCTGTTTGTTAACGACGAGGCAATCACTATCCCAAATTTAAAAATAAACGTGTTCGAAAGCGTTTAA
- the tssE gene encoding type VI secretion system baseplate subunit TssE produces the protein MIEHKQQLQASIIDRLIDDEPDFQDAPSRTEGITISELRNNVRRDIEALLNARIQWHTWPSQYNELATSCLSYGLPDFSSMSVSSHEGRTLLCETVRDTILKFEPRFLEVEVFTDEEVPVNRVLNLRINALLYADPEPEFISFDSEVEPVNLGMKIIEASL, from the coding sequence ATGATTGAACATAAGCAACAGCTTCAAGCATCTATTATCGATAGACTTATCGACGATGAGCCAGACTTTCAAGATGCGCCTTCTCGTACAGAAGGTATTACCATTAGTGAGCTAAGAAATAATGTACGAAGGGATATAGAAGCGTTGCTTAATGCAAGGATCCAATGGCATACCTGGCCATCTCAATATAATGAGTTAGCAACATCTTGCTTATCATACGGTCTGCCAGACTTTTCAAGTATGTCTGTAAGCTCTCACGAAGGGCGAACATTATTGTGTGAAACCGTTAGGGACACAATTTTAAAATTTGAGCCGCGATTCCTTGAAGTTGAGGTGTTTACAGATGAAGAAGTGCCTGTAAATAGAGTGCTTAACTTACGTATAAATGCGCTTTTGTATGCGGATCCTGAACCTGAATTTATCAGTTTTGACTCTGAGGTTGAGCCCGTTAACTTAGGTATGAAGATTATTGAGGCATCTTTATGA
- the tssF gene encoding type VI secretion system baseplate subunit TssF has product MNDELLKYYNRELAFVRHLGKDFADKYPKVAGRLKLSEDHIEDPHVSRLIESFAFLTANIRQKLDDSFPELTDALLGQMFPDYQAPIPSMSIVKLEAENLSTTGIIIPKASEVETNVESMKQCKFQTCYETYLWPVEITNVQFDNSPFVAPKPRWHEKAKSIFKLELTGEYEGVSLAETGLEKLRIFINGQWHHTLKVYELLFKHCIGIAFDNGEEGIKYLSKSQLKAVGFSSNEAVVPYSQRSSAGYRLLVENFTFPEKFRFFELQGIKSSLPKKSNQCNVYFYLDTESAELEKQVDKNMFLLGCTPIINLFEQELEPIRPEISEYEYKLTPRYMDSEISEVIGLTEVIAFDHKGNKQVVSPFYGQTHPKYHGHADLFWHIRRETASWAGGYVESGTETFLSLVDATFENTAMEYGEGNTVLTVRANCSNRNLPASMPFGDDELGLLMPERGDVIKKIRCLIPFTHAVRPILADATRWQLVNHLTLDTFSGDDACSKLKEVLRLYDFRASPQTKGMIDNIYRVLITPSTARVVQSGRVSFATGSDIEITFANDDFSGSGMFFFASILDHFFAQFSAINSFTRVSLRLKEQEQIYYQWPARVGDSPLL; this is encoded by the coding sequence ATGAACGATGAATTATTAAAATATTACAATCGTGAATTAGCATTTGTGCGTCACTTAGGTAAAGACTTTGCAGATAAATACCCAAAAGTAGCTGGGCGTTTAAAGCTAAGTGAAGATCACATTGAAGACCCTCACGTATCAAGGTTGATTGAATCATTTGCTTTTTTAACAGCAAATATCAGGCAAAAATTGGATGACAGTTTCCCAGAGTTAACGGATGCTTTATTGGGCCAAATGTTTCCTGATTATCAAGCGCCTATTCCCTCAATGTCGATAGTAAAATTAGAAGCAGAAAATTTATCGACAACCGGTATTATCATTCCAAAAGCGAGTGAAGTAGAAACCAATGTTGAGTCGATGAAACAATGTAAGTTTCAAACTTGCTACGAAACCTACCTATGGCCTGTAGAAATTACCAATGTGCAGTTTGATAACAGCCCATTTGTTGCACCTAAACCACGTTGGCATGAAAAAGCGAAATCTATTTTTAAGCTAGAATTAACCGGTGAGTACGAAGGTGTATCACTTGCTGAAACAGGGCTTGAAAAACTAAGAATATTTATAAATGGACAATGGCATCATACTCTAAAAGTGTATGAGTTATTGTTTAAGCATTGCATCGGCATTGCATTTGATAATGGTGAAGAAGGAATTAAGTACTTATCCAAGAGTCAGCTAAAAGCCGTTGGGTTTAGTTCAAATGAAGCCGTTGTTCCCTATTCGCAGCGCTCGTCTGCGGGCTATCGTTTATTAGTTGAAAATTTTACTTTTCCAGAGAAATTTAGGTTTTTTGAATTACAGGGGATAAAGTCGTCTCTTCCAAAAAAATCGAATCAATGTAATGTTTATTTTTACCTAGATACAGAGTCAGCTGAGCTTGAAAAACAAGTCGATAAAAATATGTTTTTGCTTGGTTGCACACCCATCATTAACTTATTTGAGCAAGAGCTGGAACCGATTCGTCCGGAAATAAGTGAGTATGAATACAAATTAACGCCGCGCTATATGGATTCAGAGATCTCAGAAGTAATTGGTCTGACTGAAGTCATTGCTTTTGATCATAAAGGTAACAAGCAAGTCGTGTCTCCTTTTTATGGGCAAACACACCCAAAATATCACGGTCATGCTGATTTATTTTGGCATATACGCAGAGAAACGGCCTCATGGGCAGGTGGTTATGTTGAATCCGGAACTGAAACATTTTTGTCTCTAGTCGATGCTACATTTGAAAATACCGCAATGGAGTATGGAGAAGGGAATACTGTTTTAACTGTCCGTGCAAATTGTAGCAACAGAAACTTGCCAGCCAGTATGCCTTTTGGTGATGATGAGCTGGGTTTATTGATGCCTGAGCGTGGTGATGTTATAAAAAAAATTCGCTGCTTAATCCCTTTTACTCACGCTGTTCGGCCTATTTTGGCGGACGCGACGAGGTGGCAGTTAGTAAATCATCTAACCCTGGACACATTTAGTGGTGACGATGCTTGCAGCAAACTCAAAGAGGTATTGAGACTTTATGATTTTAGGGCCTCACCACAAACAAAAGGCATGATTGATAATATTTATAGAGTATTAATTACGCCTTCTACAGCACGAGTTGTGCAAAGTGGTAGAGTGAGTTTTGCAACAGGCAGTGATATTGAAATTACCTTTGCAAATGATGATTTCTCTGGCAGTGGTATGTTTTTCTTTGCATCTATACTGGACCATTTTTTTGCGCAGTTTTCAGCTATAAATAGCTTTACGCGTGTCAGTCTTCGCTTAAAAGAACAAGAGCAAATATATTATCAATGGCCGGCAAGAGTCGGTGATAGTCCTCTTTTATGA